One segment of Pan paniscus chromosome 20, NHGRI_mPanPan1-v2.0_pri, whole genome shotgun sequence DNA contains the following:
- the CFD gene encoding complement factor D isoform X2: protein MHSWERLAVLVLLGAAACAAPPRGRILGGREAEAHARPYMASVQLNGAHLCGGVLVAEQWVLSAAHCLEDAAGGKVQVLLGAHSLSQPEPSKRLYDVLRAVPHPDSQPDTIDHDLLLLQLSEKATLGPAVRPLPWQRVDRDVAPGTLCDVAGWGIVNHAGRRPDSLQHVLLPVLDRATCNRRTHHDGAITERMMCAESNRRDSCKGDSGGPLVCGGVLEGVVTSGSRVCGNRKKPGIYTRVASYAAWIDSVLA from the exons ATGCACAGCTGGGAGCGCCTGGCAGTTCTGGTCCTCCTAGGAGCGGCCGCCTGCG CGGCGCCGCCCCGTGGTCGGATCCTGGGCGGCAGAGAGGCCGAGGCGCACGCGCGGCCCTACATGGCGTCGGTGCAGCTGAACGGCGCGCACCTGTGCGGCGGCGTCCTGGTGGCGGAGCAGTGGGTGCTGAGCGCGGCGCACTGCCTGGAGGACGC GGCCGGCGGGAAGGTGCAGGTTCTCCTGGGCGCGCACTCCCTGTCGCAGCCGGAGCCCTCCAAGCGCCTGTACGACGTGCTCCGCGCAGTGCCCCACCCGGACAGCCAGCCCGACACCATCGACCACGACCTCCTGCTGCTACAG CTGTCGGAGAAGGCCACGCTGGGCCCTGCTGTGCGCCCCCTGCCCTGGCAGCGCGTGGACCGCGACGTGGCGCCGGGAACTCTCTGTGACGTGGCCGGCTGGGGCATAGTCAACCACGCGGGCCGCCGCCCGGACAGCCTGCAGCACGTGCTCTTGCCAGTGCTGGACCGCGCCACCTGCAACCGGCGCACGCACCACGACGGCGCCATCACCGAGCGCATGATGTGCGCGGAGAGCAATCGCCGGGACAGCTGCAAG GGTGACTCCGGGGGCCCGCTGGTGTGCGGGGGCGTGCTCGAGGGCGTGGTCACCTCGGGCTCGCGCGTTTGCGGCAACCGCAAGAAGCCCGGGAT
- the CFD gene encoding complement factor D isoform X1 translates to MHSWERLAVLVLLGAAACGEEAWAWAAPPRGRILGGREAEAHARPYMASVQLNGAHLCGGVLVAEQWVLSAAHCLEDAAGGKVQVLLGAHSLSQPEPSKRLYDVLRAVPHPDSQPDTIDHDLLLLQLSEKATLGPAVRPLPWQRVDRDVAPGTLCDVAGWGIVNHAGRRPDSLQHVLLPVLDRATCNRRTHHDGAITERMMCAESNRRDSCKGDSGGPLVCGGVLEGVVTSGSRVCGNRKKPGIYTRVASYAAWIDSVLA, encoded by the exons ATGCACAGCTGGGAGCGCCTGGCAGTTCTGGTCCTCCTAGGAGCGGCCGCCTGCGGTGAGGAGGCCTGGGCCTGGG CGGCGCCGCCCCGTGGTCGGATCCTGGGCGGCAGAGAGGCCGAGGCGCACGCGCGGCCCTACATGGCGTCGGTGCAGCTGAACGGCGCGCACCTGTGCGGCGGCGTCCTGGTGGCGGAGCAGTGGGTGCTGAGCGCGGCGCACTGCCTGGAGGACGC GGCCGGCGGGAAGGTGCAGGTTCTCCTGGGCGCGCACTCCCTGTCGCAGCCGGAGCCCTCCAAGCGCCTGTACGACGTGCTCCGCGCAGTGCCCCACCCGGACAGCCAGCCCGACACCATCGACCACGACCTCCTGCTGCTACAG CTGTCGGAGAAGGCCACGCTGGGCCCTGCTGTGCGCCCCCTGCCCTGGCAGCGCGTGGACCGCGACGTGGCGCCGGGAACTCTCTGTGACGTGGCCGGCTGGGGCATAGTCAACCACGCGGGCCGCCGCCCGGACAGCCTGCAGCACGTGCTCTTGCCAGTGCTGGACCGCGCCACCTGCAACCGGCGCACGCACCACGACGGCGCCATCACCGAGCGCATGATGTGCGCGGAGAGCAATCGCCGGGACAGCTGCAAG GGTGACTCCGGGGGCCCGCTGGTGTGCGGGGGCGTGCTCGAGGGCGTGGTCACCTCGGGCTCGCGCGTTTGCGGCAACCGCAAGAAGCCCGGGAT